Proteins encoded in a region of the Paramagnetospirillum magneticum AMB-1 genome:
- a CDS encoding PAS domain-containing protein, translating into MAGDRKTPSGRERTFAHDELIVSKTDPKGRLTYVNDVFLTVSGYAESEVMGKPHSVIRHPEMPRCVFKLLWDTIADGREIFAYVNNMAKNGDNYWVFAHVTPNFDAAGQIIGYHSNRRVPEKAALETIKPLYCSLMEEERRHPDSKVGLERSWKMLNDAVATAGFDSYDRFIFTITPEN; encoded by the coding sequence ATGGCGGGTGACCGTAAAACTCCATCAGGCCGTGAGCGAACTTTTGCTCATGACGAACTGATCGTCAGTAAGACCGATCCCAAAGGAAGGCTGACCTACGTCAACGACGTGTTTTTGACAGTCAGCGGCTATGCCGAATCCGAGGTGATGGGGAAACCACATTCGGTCATACGGCACCCCGAAATGCCACGATGCGTCTTCAAACTGCTTTGGGACACCATAGCCGATGGTCGGGAGATATTCGCCTATGTGAACAACATGGCGAAGAATGGTGACAACTACTGGGTATTCGCCCATGTCACCCCGAACTTCGACGCTGCCGGTCAGATCATCGGATATCACTCCAATCGACGGGTGCCCGAGAAGGCCGCATTGGAGACGATCAAGCCGCTTTACTGTTCGCTGATGGAAGAAGAACGCCGCCATCCAGATTCGAAGGTCGGGCTTGAGCGATCATGGAAAATGCTGAACGACGCCGTAGCAACGGCGGGATTCGATAGCTATGACCGTTTCATCTTCACCATCACGCCAGAAAATTGA
- a CDS encoding Hpt domain-containing protein: MSRESGHDQFAVFDEIRDEFFDDAMERLRALEFVLDNGSHGRINRSELIGNFRRLALYLRGQAAGFGLNALCTIAHKLDEYLADAPETLPPRIWIDLETYIDELSKQVGSRGTEIQPDFSRLPQKLASTLDEIEIRRIEVMLVAPHGAQSHFVERELRQCGYRTSVVPDTVLALSMVVQTKPDLIIISAVMPGLDGIDFAIGLSAMPSTRNIAVAVITSLDRDADVLTLLPKKVPVIFKGPNFADDLFKALDSLFMI, encoded by the coding sequence ATGAGCCGAGAAAGTGGACACGATCAGTTCGCGGTTTTCGATGAAATTCGAGACGAATTTTTCGATGACGCAATGGAGCGGCTCCGTGCCCTTGAATTCGTTCTGGATAACGGCAGCCATGGCCGAATCAACCGTTCGGAACTAATTGGAAACTTTCGGCGGCTCGCCCTGTATCTGCGTGGACAGGCGGCAGGATTCGGTTTGAATGCCCTCTGTACGATTGCCCACAAGCTCGACGAATATCTTGCGGACGCCCCTGAAACGCTGCCTCCGCGAATCTGGATCGATCTTGAAACCTATATCGATGAGTTATCTAAACAGGTTGGTAGTCGCGGCACAGAAATCCAGCCCGATTTCTCCCGGCTCCCACAAAAACTTGCTTCAACACTGGATGAAATCGAGATCAGACGCATCGAAGTGATGCTGGTTGCTCCCCATGGGGCACAGTCGCATTTCGTTGAACGTGAACTTCGCCAATGTGGCTACAGAACTTCAGTGGTCCCCGATACCGTCTTGGCGTTGTCAATGGTGGTTCAGACGAAACCAGACCTCATTATCATTTCGGCAGTCATGCCGGGATTGGATGGAATTGATTTCGCGATAGGCTTGTCGGCCATGCCCTCAACCCGCAACATTGCAGTCGCCGTCATTACCAGCCTGGATCGGGACGCAGATGTATTGACGCTGTTGCCGAAGAAGGTTCCCGTCATTTTTAAAGGCCCGAACTTCGCAGACGACCTGTTCAAGGCTCTCGATAGCCTGTTCATGATTTAG
- a CDS encoding bacteriohemerythrin, translating to MTEECQIAGWSDAFSVGNAAIDSDHKAFFEIANLLKGVIFEAAESKFVIESALAMLEEYVAGHFLREEKAMAKIGFQHFDDHRAKHFAFNRKINEVIRLYRGGSLSVAEKLHDLVLKWLASHIMNEDMKFKSLLTDDDVDQRPLAYLALDALENEEPEKVAVPNAIVHAKVKLDYSKITALICEPSSTIRSGIRFTLNEIGITNIEESNNFIAIDESCKNGGFQIVVMDAVLDGNDSAYFIRQIRSLQTNSDPFVLTVLLLSSRDEVAVRSAMSSGTDSVLLIPFSSGQLRDQIVGHVERRMPFIVTQDYIGPERRNESRPGCASAPQIIVPNPVEALGRGIPMEQYESKKNEAIQVIVNYRLKSLAGAIIFECNSLAAGMRDGLATNESTFRSLTKLENIADELAEKIRKFSGAKSYSVETFRDRCLELKGGVDKITYADVEELSVSGKKVSESYMSR from the coding sequence ATGACAGAAGAATGCCAGATCGCTGGATGGTCAGACGCTTTCTCTGTCGGGAATGCTGCGATTGACAGCGATCACAAGGCATTCTTTGAAATTGCCAATTTACTCAAGGGCGTCATTTTCGAGGCAGCAGAAAGCAAATTCGTAATCGAAAGTGCTTTGGCTATGCTCGAAGAATATGTCGCAGGGCACTTTCTCCGTGAAGAAAAGGCCATGGCTAAAATTGGTTTTCAACACTTTGACGATCATCGTGCAAAGCACTTTGCCTTCAATCGAAAAATTAATGAGGTGATCAGGCTATATCGTGGCGGAAGTTTGTCCGTTGCGGAGAAGCTGCACGATCTTGTCCTTAAGTGGCTTGCAAGTCACATTATGAATGAGGACATGAAGTTCAAGTCATTGTTGACTGATGACGACGTTGATCAGAGGCCGCTTGCGTATCTTGCTCTCGACGCTCTTGAGAATGAAGAGCCTGAAAAAGTAGCCGTTCCTAATGCCATTGTGCATGCCAAAGTTAAATTAGATTACTCTAAAATAACGGCATTAATTTGCGAGCCAAGCAGCACAATTCGATCTGGAATACGGTTTACACTAAATGAAATTGGAATCACAAATATAGAGGAGTCGAATAATTTTATTGCCATTGATGAATCATGCAAAAATGGCGGCTTCCAGATTGTTGTCATGGATGCTGTGCTTGATGGGAATGACTCGGCGTATTTCATTCGCCAAATCAGATCTTTGCAGACAAATAGCGATCCATTCGTATTGACGGTTCTTCTCCTTTCATCAAGAGATGAAGTGGCGGTTCGTAGTGCCATGTCGTCAGGAACAGATTCCGTGCTTCTTATTCCATTCTCATCAGGCCAATTACGAGATCAGATTGTTGGTCATGTAGAAAGGCGGATGCCATTTATCGTCACCCAAGATTATATTGGTCCTGAACGCCGAAATGAAAGTCGTCCTGGTTGTGCCTCGGCCCCACAAATCATAGTCCCTAATCCGGTCGAGGCGTTAGGGCGAGGCATTCCGATGGAGCAGTACGAATCCAAAAAAAATGAAGCCATTCAAGTTATAGTAAATTATCGGCTGAAAAGTCTTGCTGGAGCCATAATTTTTGAATGTAACTCTTTGGCGGCTGGCATGCGTGACGGATTAGCTACAAATGAAAGCACTTTTCGAAGCTTAACAAAGCTTGAAAATATTGCTGATGAGTTGGCGGAGAAAATTCGAAAATTCTCCGGAGCGAAATCCTATTCTGTTGAAACCTTCCGTGATAGATGTCTGGAATTGAAGGGTGGGGTGGACAAAATCACCTACGCTGATGTGGAGGAACTTTCAGTATCCGGCAAGAAGGTATCGGAAAGCTATATGTCACGCTGA
- a CDS encoding pentapeptide repeat-containing protein, translated as MGNVHHLQHLGQGAGDWNAWRQQEPDVRPDLTNANLRGANLAGMDLSGSLLSLANLRKAVLSGANLRDCNLPRACLEDADLSGAKLQGANLAGATLLRANFSGANMRMANLAGANLAGKMDLSGVDLTGANLAGAKLMGANFSGATLAGANLAGADARNANFTGADLTDAVTAGALLDGANMSGAVIRRTAGRPQTIVADLEPEPEQPLPRTVSERPQPVSVETFEAEGFEAPPVSVEAPSNEIEPVFETQPEWDNSAQPELAEPEQESEPEPIDTLVDVPADIEPELEPEPEPEPELAAVEEMAEDDDSAFDAPPMATAAPIPLAESQISDLLADSVQDEALSRLPVPVDDAVDEEPQDSPFYTYETKELAILALYLDQVSRKTKAEKAMLLDLLVQYNRNFLGQDVSVPMTTSGNAILVGFGDPTNALRCGGLYISMLRDMQVESYVAINWSMATVRVDSEGSESDELIANSISPSARLMPVGVVGEVLVLEELYSNPLTQRDLFTFERVARKWKAANDTHGEGIDVICYSVRSKQPPYP; from the coding sequence ATGGGAAACGTACACCACCTACAACATCTCGGCCAGGGAGCCGGCGACTGGAACGCCTGGCGCCAGCAGGAGCCCGATGTACGACCGGACCTGACCAACGCCAATCTGCGTGGGGCCAATCTCGCCGGGATGGATTTGTCCGGATCGCTGTTGTCGCTGGCAAATCTGCGCAAGGCCGTTCTGTCCGGCGCGAATCTCCGTGATTGCAACCTCCCCCGGGCCTGCCTGGAAGACGCCGATCTGTCGGGCGCCAAGCTTCAGGGCGCCAATCTGGCCGGCGCGACCTTGCTGCGCGCCAACTTCTCCGGCGCCAATATGCGCATGGCCAATCTGGCTGGCGCCAATCTGGCTGGCAAGATGGATTTGTCCGGAGTCGATCTGACCGGCGCCAATCTGGCCGGCGCCAAGCTGATGGGGGCCAATTTCTCCGGCGCCACCTTGGCCGGCGCCAATCTGGCGGGCGCCGACGCCCGCAATGCCAATTTCACCGGCGCGGATCTGACCGATGCCGTGACCGCCGGCGCCCTCCTCGACGGCGCCAACATGTCCGGCGCGGTCATTCGCCGGACCGCAGGCCGCCCCCAGACCATCGTCGCGGATCTGGAGCCCGAGCCCGAACAGCCTCTGCCCCGCACCGTTTCCGAACGCCCGCAGCCCGTTTCGGTCGAGACCTTCGAGGCCGAGGGATTCGAAGCCCCCCCCGTTTCGGTCGAGGCGCCTTCGAACGAGATCGAACCGGTCTTCGAGACCCAACCGGAATGGGACAATTCGGCCCAGCCGGAATTGGCCGAGCCGGAGCAAGAATCCGAGCCGGAACCCATCGACACGCTGGTGGATGTACCTGCGGATATTGAGCCGGAACTCGAGCCCGAACCCGAGCCCGAGCCGGAACTGGCCGCCGTCGAGGAGATGGCGGAAGACGACGATTCTGCCTTCGACGCGCCCCCCATGGCGACAGCCGCTCCGATCCCGCTTGCCGAATCGCAAATTTCAGATCTTTTGGCCGATTCCGTGCAGGACGAGGCCCTCTCGCGTTTACCTGTTCCGGTCGATGACGCCGTTGACGAGGAACCGCAAGACAGCCCCTTCTATACCTACGAAACCAAGGAATTGGCCATTCTCGCCCTGTATCTCGATCAGGTGAGCCGGAAGACCAAGGCCGAGAAGGCCATGCTGCTGGATCTACTGGTCCAGTATAACCGCAATTTCCTCGGACAAGATGTCAGCGTCCCCATGACCACCAGCGGCAACGCCATTCTGGTCGGTTTCGGCGACCCCACCAACGCCCTGCGCTGCGGCGGCCTGTACATCAGCATGCTGCGCGACATGCAGGTCGAGTCCTATGTGGCGATCAATTGGAGCATGGCAACCGTCCGGGTCGATTCCGAAGGAAGCGAGAGCGACGAGTTGATCGCCAATTCCATTTCGCCGTCGGCTCGTCTGATGCCGGTGGGGGTCGTGGGCGAGGTTCTGGTCTTGGAAGAGCTGTATTCCAATCCCCTGACCCAGCGCGACCTCTTCACCTTCGAGCGTGTCGCCCGGAAATGGAAAGCCGCCAACGACACCCATGGCGAAGGCATCGACGTTATCTGCTACAGCGTTCGCAGCAAGCAGCCCCCGTATCCCTGA
- the mamE gene encoding magnetosome formation protease MamE, producing the protein MTMLDGDANTGGRPKAPRSKDLKRYLMLMGVVALIVLFGAFIFRQQAGGNRLGTLIRQLGHGAVTAPVLPLPANALAGAPAATGVSALPPVMEAGAAQVGGGGGFSRVVSLLRHSVVSVTASSSGRAAAPKTLMPPGPYVLPRFANPTTTTVENIGTGVIVRDDGLIVTNFHVVRGANSVLVSVSDNGGATRYSAEIVKMDEALDLALLKIAPRAPLTSAVLGDSSAVLVADEVIAIGTPFGLDMSVSRGIISAKGKSMVIEGVTHSKLLQTDAAINQGNSGGPLVIADGTVIGINTAIYTPSGAFAGIGFAVPSNQVRRFVEDEVNGLPAAAAAGPAMGAVAFRAPGSGGVGAAGPAIAAGVPSPHTDGRQAMACDNCHQIIGAAAGPIAFAQPMMPVAAPPPAAPPIQANAANPHADNRRNMNCAGCHQIIGAGAGPVAFAQPGAGGYQFAQPPGGLAVNVQGARGGIGSRMAGHSLHGAALAPLSPQMSLQTGLPVGRGVLITGVSPNTAAANAGLRPGDVLLKIDGRPVALPHEAVAIMGEMSVGGSVRLGVLRDGGVRNMTLIAGAAAGTPPPGNGPW; encoded by the coding sequence ATGACGATGCTTGATGGCGACGCGAACACCGGGGGGCGCCCCAAAGCCCCTCGCAGCAAGGATTTGAAGCGCTACCTCATGCTGATGGGCGTGGTGGCCTTGATCGTGCTGTTCGGCGCCTTCATTTTTCGCCAGCAGGCGGGCGGCAACCGCCTTGGAACCCTGATCCGGCAATTGGGTCACGGCGCCGTCACCGCTCCGGTGCTTCCCCTTCCTGCGAACGCACTTGCGGGGGCTCCGGCGGCGACGGGAGTTTCGGCCCTGCCGCCGGTCATGGAGGCCGGGGCTGCCCAGGTGGGCGGCGGCGGGGGATTTTCCCGCGTCGTCTCCCTTTTGCGTCATAGCGTCGTGAGCGTGACCGCATCGTCGTCGGGCCGCGCCGCCGCACCCAAGACCCTGATGCCGCCCGGTCCCTACGTCTTGCCGCGTTTCGCCAATCCGACCACCACCACGGTGGAAAATATCGGCACCGGGGTGATCGTTCGCGACGACGGTTTGATCGTCACCAATTTTCATGTGGTGCGCGGCGCCAATTCGGTTCTCGTCTCGGTGTCGGACAACGGGGGGGCGACCCGCTATTCGGCTGAGATCGTCAAGATGGACGAGGCGCTCGACCTCGCCTTGCTGAAGATTGCTCCCAGGGCGCCGCTGACCTCGGCGGTCCTGGGCGACAGCAGCGCGGTGCTGGTCGCCGACGAAGTGATCGCCATCGGGACTCCCTTCGGTCTGGACATGTCCGTCAGCCGCGGCATCATTTCCGCCAAGGGCAAGTCCATGGTGATCGAGGGCGTCACCCATTCCAAGCTGCTGCAGACCGATGCCGCCATCAATCAGGGCAATTCCGGCGGGCCGCTGGTGATTGCCGACGGCACGGTGATCGGCATCAATACCGCCATCTACACCCCCAGCGGTGCTTTCGCCGGAATCGGTTTCGCCGTGCCCAGCAATCAGGTCCGCCGGTTCGTGGAAGATGAAGTGAACGGCCTGCCCGCCGCCGCCGCCGCGGGCCCCGCCATGGGAGCCGTCGCGTTTCGGGCTCCGGGGTCGGGCGGCGTGGGGGCGGCCGGTCCGGCCATCGCGGCGGGGGTGCCTTCGCCCCATACCGATGGTCGACAGGCCATGGCTTGCGACAACTGCCATCAGATCATCGGTGCCGCGGCGGGGCCCATCGCCTTCGCTCAGCCCATGATGCCCGTCGCCGCGCCGCCGCCCGCCGCGCCGCCCATCCAGGCCAATGCCGCCAATCCCCATGCCGACAACCGCCGGAACATGAATTGCGCCGGTTGCCATCAGATCATCGGTGCCGGTGCCGGGCCGGTCGCCTTCGCTCAGCCGGGGGCGGGCGGATATCAGTTCGCCCAGCCGCCCGGCGGTCTGGCGGTCAATGTCCAAGGCGCGCGCGGCGGAATCGGGTCCAGAATGGCCGGTCACAGCCTGCACGGCGCCGCCTTGGCGCCCCTGTCTCCGCAGATGAGCCTGCAGACCGGTCTGCCGGTCGGGCGCGGCGTGCTGATCACCGGCGTTTCCCCCAACACGGCGGCGGCAAACGCCGGATTGCGGCCGGGCGATGTTCTGCTCAAGATCGACGGCCGCCCCGTCGCCCTCCCCCATGAGGCGGTCGCCATCATGGGGGAAATGTCGGTCGGCGGGTCCGTCCGTCTGGGAGTCTTGCGCGATGGAGGCGTCCGCAACATGACTTTGATTGCCGGGGCCGCCGCGGGAACGCCGCCGCCCGGCAACGGGCCGTGGTGA
- a CDS encoding FraH protein has product MATNRRPRAKRTPGDKLGKGGGDAALAPAADAEIPASSAPEPAAPISAPPAPVIKPVGGDAWASLLSGSPWSSPGAASPTEAALKPVMPSALAEAVANAPPEAAPFTELVSHWSPPFRRQPDREYEEINPAEAAIPVTAAAPEPEPEPVPEPEPEPEPEAAHDHAATETEGVTEMMTSDVELEIEIASDVEVVEAPAVIEPSPRPQAFSHSTAYAYPAEPAPAVETAAEAAPAGPAENPVKEVPVEDLFTGIFNVADSAVRGAIGASTDLLRDPKSLGGKLSVAGQSLVHSIKGRFNALLAPRHGAKSNGDEF; this is encoded by the coding sequence ATGGCGACGAACCGACGGCCCCGCGCCAAGAGGACCCCCGGCGACAAGCTCGGGAAGGGAGGCGGCGATGCCGCGCTCGCCCCGGCTGCCGACGCCGAGATTCCGGCATCTTCCGCGCCGGAGCCCGCCGCCCCCATATCTGCGCCTCCGGCTCCGGTGATCAAGCCGGTGGGAGGGGATGCCTGGGCGTCGCTGCTGAGCGGTTCGCCCTGGTCTTCCCCCGGAGCGGCAAGCCCGACGGAGGCGGCGCTCAAGCCGGTCATGCCGAGCGCATTGGCGGAGGCGGTTGCCAATGCGCCGCCTGAAGCCGCCCCGTTCACCGAGCTTGTCTCCCACTGGTCGCCTCCTTTCCGGCGGCAGCCGGATCGGGAGTATGAAGAGATCAATCCCGCCGAGGCGGCAATCCCGGTGACGGCCGCGGCGCCCGAGCCCGAGCCCGAGCCGGTCCCCGAACCCGAACCTGAACCCGAGCCGGAAGCGGCTCACGATCATGCCGCGACCGAGACCGAGGGAGTTACCGAAATGATGACGAGTGATGTTGAGCTTGAGATTGAGATTGCTTCGGATGTGGAGGTCGTCGAGGCCCCCGCCGTGATCGAGCCGTCTCCCCGGCCGCAGGCATTTTCCCACTCGACGGCCTATGCCTATCCGGCGGAACCGGCCCCGGCGGTGGAGACGGCGGCAGAGGCCGCCCCTGCCGGCCCTGCCGAAAATCCGGTCAAGGAGGTTCCCGTGGAGGACCTGTTCACCGGGATCTTCAATGTGGCGGATTCGGCCGTGCGCGGCGCCATCGGCGCCTCCACCGATCTGCTGAGGGATCCCAAGTCCCTGGGCGGTAAGCTTTCCGTCGCGGGGCAGAGTCTGGTCCATTCCATCAAGGGACGCTTCAATGCTTTGCTGGCTCCGCGCCACGGCGCCAAAAGCAACGGTGATGAATTCTAG
- a CDS encoding trypsin-like peptidase domain-containing protein: protein MIEVGETMGELPTNKIVFCERSWKTPVSILAFLIFVTFAWGIYLLDHYDEDDNFHGADDLSVGQFLVRNIAMPHVQRLYHTVPPAVVGVGGGGVNAGPVASGAIVGANGYVITTLHSVSNLPEISVQVATTGGIRRFPAQVVKTIPGHDLALLKMQTTEKFLHFRMADVQTVVPGQQVFAFGRNMAGAPLVRQGLVQSADAPLAVGATQITHLLRSDAVYSWEQTGGPLVNAQGDLVGINIAATGPAGKVEGFTVPAQVIVSHLQDVVRFKKGAPAGKSGVPAGP, encoded by the coding sequence ATGATTGAAGTCGGCGAGACCATGGGCGAATTGCCCACCAACAAGATCGTGTTTTGCGAACGGTCATGGAAGACGCCTGTCTCGATCCTGGCCTTCTTGATCTTCGTGACCTTCGCTTGGGGGATCTATCTCCTGGACCATTACGACGAGGACGACAATTTCCATGGGGCCGACGATCTGTCGGTGGGTCAGTTCCTGGTGCGCAACATCGCCATGCCGCATGTGCAGCGGCTGTATCACACGGTTCCCCCTGCTGTGGTCGGGGTCGGCGGCGGCGGGGTCAATGCCGGTCCGGTGGCCTCGGGGGCCATCGTGGGGGCCAACGGCTATGTGATCACCACCTTGCATTCGGTGTCCAATCTGCCGGAGATTTCGGTCCAGGTGGCGACGACGGGTGGGATCCGGCGCTTTCCGGCCCAGGTGGTGAAGACCATTCCGGGGCATGATCTGGCGCTGCTGAAGATGCAGACCACCGAGAAGTTCCTGCATTTCCGCATGGCCGACGTCCAGACGGTGGTGCCGGGTCAGCAGGTCTTCGCCTTCGGCCGCAACATGGCGGGGGCGCCGCTGGTGCGCCAGGGCCTGGTGCAATCGGCGGATGCGCCGCTGGCGGTGGGGGCGACCCAGATCACCCATCTGCTGCGTTCGGACGCGGTCTACAGCTGGGAACAGACCGGCGGCCCGCTGGTCAACGCCCAGGGTGATCTGGTGGGCATCAACATCGCCGCTACCGGCCCCGCCGGCAAGGTGGAAGGCTTCACGGTGCCGGCCCAGGTGATCGTGTCCCATCTTCAGGACGTGGTTCGCTTCAAGAAGGGCGCTCCGGCCGGAAAGTCGGGCGTTCCCGCCGGTCCTTAG